The genomic window aaattacctaatgtaatgttattaatattatagattAGCTGACACGGCaaacttcgtaccgcctaacagtcgattCTTTATTCGGAACACCAGgtcttctgtatgggaatatagaaaagtgttgttttatttaatttttcagccaattttttaaatttttctctccgtaagaaccatcctGGTACTTCAAGGtattctattataaaaaaagaattagcgaaatcggttcaACTGTATCTATATCTAAGAtaactctctattaaattacctttttccttaaagccttctgcaagctgaaccgatttttaatGTCATCGCCtatattttagttgtttcggatactgaaccctaaactcgcacttgaaacatagctaaaaacactctccgttaaattacttttccgaggaaacaaaaaaaatcaaaatcggttcattttcGTTTAGgcattacgatgccacaggcagacagacagacaaacacacacacacatagtggtcaaacttataacacctctgtTTTTGGTTCGGGAGTTTAAACtggaaatatcaaaaaatttattattttaacaagtccattaaattttacttcatattgtttttagtccttttattaagaaaacattaacctcattaaatctttaaaaaaaaataaataaataataataatatttattaaaattatttcctttaaaaaaaaaataataataataactatatacaaaattaacataaattattttatttaaaaatattaaaatttattctccaactgtttataaaattatttttaaatattattaatcacttatttatttgattactattttttatttgatgtaattatttattaatgtttttaattttgacgtatcataatatatgttttataattaattcattttaataacaaagcaaatatttttaaattaactgattagaatgtaattttttatttgatagaagagaaaaaattttcaaatcgcctACGTGTGCAAATAGGGTGATTTACAAATCTAATtttagagtaattttttttttttcaattaaagatTATCATGGAGTTTCTCAGacgtaagaaatattttaaaaaggttgAAAGGCAAAAAAATCTCACATAAATGGGGAACATATAGACATCTTTCTTCAAACACTTCTAGTCTAAATGTAAcatttctgttcaacaatacaATTTAATAACTTTGAGTAATTAAAATCGTATCGAACTTTTGTTTTGGAGCACATCATGTTGCTTTTCCATTAATTTCGTCCAAAATACTATGAAAATTCTTATATTCAAGAActgaataaataatcattttaaaaaaatcgacttgAGCTTAGAATTGACCTTCAGGATAAAGTTAAGGTCAAATCCAAGGCCACCATTGATTTGTGTAAGAGCGAACGcctaacatttttgtaataattattttttctcagttgttattttctaaaattcaggtGGAGGGactcaaattttttgaacaccttgtataatataatagatccattgttctttaaaatattcgatctgataaaataaaatgaactgtCCTGTATAAACACTGAAAACATAAAACgaagttcaaaaataatcaatcttatttattatatgttttgtgttttataatattatgtatgttatatatgaaatatatgacggtatactaagtttagtcccaattaactttgtaacgattaaaaatattgatattagagacataattttggtataggtgtatataaaatccatttccggctgtccgtctgaATGTCTGCAGTCTGTctgaagtttttatagcgtgcttaggtcaattttatcttgtaaaccgccagagatagaacaaaagtaaatgtaaaaaatgttccttataaaaaaataaacaacatttgtttgaaacattttttcgttaacatcactgtttacccatgagggtgcaaattaggagcaaactatatgtattatatgagaatatcagttatatgtgtgtgtgtgacatgtaagGGTGGCTATCTTTCATTACTTACATGacctaaaaaaacaaacgattgcgtaatcaacactgtcatgatattttaacaattaactcagtcaattttctcttttctcttgttttataataataatagacacttttattgttatgttatcaaaatcatataaattaaaaattgaaaaaaatcccCGACACACAAAATCATGTCTAATCGATtcgtctgtggcattgtagctcctaaacggggAAACGGGTGAAGAAAGTTTACTAGATTTTCGTCCAACAAACTATTGATCCTTATTTACGGATATTTTTTCAGGCATTGCAGGCGAGCATTCTTTCACTGAACCAACGATccgaattaaaataacattttatcataatcatttacacttgtttaaacaataataattttcattatctaCTCAATGATTCACATTATCAatgtaaaaataacattatttttatcgaaatagaCCGACCTCGTTACCATTTGTAGTGTTTTATTAAGTTATTAAGttgttaaaattcatttattttaaagaaatattttcttctcagagattttttacacttttagcAAAATCTAcgatacataaaaaaaagttaaaaattaaaccaCTTAAAAACAATTAAGCAAAATGTTAAAGCTACGTGCAAATTTTAAACTCCTtatctttaatagttttggagaaaatgaacatcaaagttttgttctaagttgcgccctcacgggtaaacagggatgtttctaacggtttacaagataggtcctgcGAGCCCAAGACCTTAATTTATGTTGCTCACTTTTTACGTggtttcagcttaatatctgtTTTCTTTTATGAgatatcgtgttgacaggcacaaagacagacaactggaaatggactactcaggtgattttatgaacacctaaaccaaaattttgttcgtagcatcaatattgggacaaacttgggacaaaacttagtataccttgataaatattacatatctgcaagttatacaaattaaacaaatacgTGTGTTTCATTATCACTTCAGAGTTTTTAAATCCAGTAAAAATTCCCTCTGGGTTTTTGAACTACTTGAACCTCACTCATCGGTGGTTTTTGTAGACATTTTTCTGGTAACACTTGCcaagttttattataaggtgttaataaaaaaaattattccgcccttattataattatagaaaaattaagcGACATTACTTTGTCATATGTTAATTCAACGTgatttatttgtacaaaattatgaaatataaaaaatatgtagctGTAATTATgcctattttgaaatttattttattgcaaaatattttctttatacagAAATTAATACTGAAATTTATGTTCTTTAAATTGTTCGTAATCTCTAAATTTCGTTCGAAATTGAGAATAAAAACTTATCTAAgaagtatgaaatatttttcaaggtgaTAATATAAtcttacagaaaaaaaactatgcTCTTGAGTCTCATTATCATCCAAATTGAGAATTTCTTTACGTTTAAAATTGATTGGAAAATATAAACGATCTAAAATTTAGATTATattcttagaaataaaaataattcaccaggaagataattaattgaataacaaattaaaaaacacccTGAAAATTGCCATAAAATCTAACCGAAAAGAGAATTTGACACTTTCGAGAATTttcatatatgaaaaatattaggcTAGGCATAACTAAGTGATAGAATAACTCCTAAGGGATGCGTTGTAGGAAGGAGGATTTATGCGTTGTAGGAAAATGAcatcataataaacaaaataaaaagtaaaagctgtttatttggtcatttaattcattattaCGTCTTAATTTGTTACCTTCCCTTGGAAATTTCCACGTGCTTACTTtaggaaataataaaaagcaatttttatcgagtcttgtaaataaaaactatgaaGATTGAAGGATagatatatattgttttatgcAAATATGTGTATGTACTTCTTTCTTCCTGCAAGGAACAAGTTCAAGCAAAATCTAGAATGTTctagaaaaacaatatttaaaacctatttagaattttttttaatacaagataacatttgtaacaaaaattgcagataaataaattaatttaataacagaaaatattgctgatgtaaaaataatattcaatttgaacaTGGTATCTTCTTTCTTTAGTTTGATTCAGGttcctttgtttttttttttcaaacaataataaaagaatCGCAGTATGATCATAGTGCGCATGTgtcataaaatgtataaataaaccagTAGGTACAATAACAAAATTACAATCAGTAAAATAAGTCAGTCAACATAAACGAAACTCGTTGCAAAGTGTGtgattttactttaaaagtaatattcaagtgaatttattttttccaaataataaatatgtccGAATCTCATTTTGACGAATAcgaacattataattttgaaattgataagCATATACATTCAGGCCATAGTGGAAAACAACGTAGCAAAAAAGAAGCAAGTGAACATACAAATCATTATGATCCAAGTGGACATTCTAGaaagattttaacaaaattaatgaatactGAACATAACAAGAAAGTAGTGCCACCAGCAAAAAATTAACCACCAGCATAATGAAAAGTGTGTGAAAATTTAAAGacgattatatttattactctTATATggtatttgtgatttttggacaATGAtgataatattgtttttgtgtaaattatcaaattgatttaTACCCTCAaggttattgaaaatattattcgcatttattattttaacacagATGTTCTCTCTGTCTATTATATTGGTTttctatatatacaatatacatgcGCATTCAAATCAAGGTGATAACATCAACCCAGAGCGGACACCGTTACAGTTGTTGCCGATGAAGGTTACTATGGGTGCTTCGAGAATATTCAATCTGTGATACTTTATTGGTCAACTGTTTTTGTGTTcctttatttcattataaatataatgatttgttcaaaagtctgtgttaatttatattatttt from Chrysoperla carnea chromosome 2, inChrCarn1.1, whole genome shotgun sequence includes these protein-coding regions:
- the LOC123293453 gene encoding nuclear protein 1, coding for MSESHFDEYEHYNFEIDKHIHSGHSGKQRSKKEASEHTNHYDPSGHSRKILTKLMNTEHNKKVVPPAKN